Part of the Arthrobacter globiformis genome is shown below.
AACCCGCTGGTCAAGACCGGCGCGGGCGAGATCGTCGCCCTCGACGGCAAGGTCACGCTCGACGAGAACGCCGAATTCCGCCACCCCAAGCACGCCCAGCTTGAGGACAAGGAATCCGCAGACCCGCTCGAGGCCAAGGCCAAGGCGCAGGACCTGAACTACGTCAAGCTGGACGGCGAAGTCGGCATCATCGGTAACGGTGCAGGCCTCGTCATGTCCACCCTGGACGTCGTCGCCTACGCTGGCGAGAACCACGGCAACGTCAAGCCCGCCAACTTCCTGGACATCGGCGGCGGAGCCTCCGCCGAGGTCATGGCCGCAGGCCTCGACGTCATCCTGGGCGACGAGCAGGTCAAGTCCGTATTCGTCAACGTCTTCGGCGGCATTACCGCCTGTGACGCTGTCGCCAAGGGCATCGTAGGCGCACTGGCCGAGCTGGGCCACTCCGCCAACAAGCCGCTGGTCGTCCGCCTCGACGGCAACAACGTCGAAGAAGGCCGCCGCATCCTCGAAGAGGCCAACCACCCGCTGGTTACCCTCGCCGCCACCATGGACGAGGGCGCCGACAAGGCCGCCGAGCTCGCCAACGCCCGCTGATCGAGCCTGTCGAGATCTAGGAAAGAAAACATGTCTATTTATCTGAACAAGGACTCCAAGGTCATCGTCCAGGGCATCACGGGCGGCGAAGGCACCAAGCACACCGCCCTCATGCTCAAGGCCGGCACCAACGTTGTGGGCGGCGTCAACGCCCGCAAGGCCGGCACCACCGTCCTGCACGGCGAAAACGAGATCAACGTTTTCGGCACGGTCAAGGAAGCCATCGCAGAGACCGGCGCTGACGTCTCCATCGTCTTCGTTCCGCCGGCATTCACCAAGAACGCCGTTGTTGAAGCCATCGAGGCCGGCATCGGCCTGGTCGTCGTCATCACCGAAGGCGTGCCGGTTCAGGACTCCGCCGAGTTCTGGGCACTGGCACAGTCCAAGGTCGACGCCGACGGCAACCAGGTCACCCGCATCATCGGACCGAACTGCCCCGGCATCATCACCCCGGGCGAGGCCCTCGTGGGAATCACCCCCGCGAACATCACCGGCAAGGGCCCCATCGGCCTGGTCTCCAAGTCCGGCACGCTGACCTACCAGATGATGTACGAACTGCGCGACCTCGGCTTCTCCACGGCCATCGGCATCGGCGGTGACCCCGTCATCGGCACCACCCACATCGACGCCCTGGCCGCGTTCGAGGCTGACCCGGAGACCAAGGCCATCGTGATGATCGGCGAAATCGGCGGCGACGCCGAAGAGCGTGCCGCCGACTTCATCAAGGCCAACGTCACCAAGCCGGTCGTCGGCTACGTGGCCGGCTTCACCGCCCCGGAAGGCAAGACCATGGGCCACGCAGGCGCCATCGTCTCCGGTTCCGCCGGTACCGCCCAGGCCAAGAAGGAAGCCCTCGAGGCTGCAGGTGTGAAGGTCGGCAAGACGCCGTCCGAGACCGCCAAGCTGCTGCGCGAAGTCTTCGCAACGCTCTAAGGCGCACTTCAGGCAACGCGGGGTCACTCCCAGCCTAATCCACCCCCGGATTGGGCGCAGA
Proteins encoded:
- the sucC gene encoding ADP-forming succinate--CoA ligase subunit beta, with protein sequence MDLFEYQARDMFEAHGVPVLAGIVAHTPEEAKAAAEKIGGVTVVKAQVKVGGRGKAGGVKVAKSADEALEHSTNILGMDIKGHTVNKVMIAQGADIAEEYYFSVLLDRANRNYLAMCSVEGGMEIEQLAVERPEALAKVAIDPAVGIDQAKADEIVAAAGFAEELRGKVAGVILKLWDVFKKEDATLVEVNPLVKTGAGEIVALDGKVTLDENAEFRHPKHAQLEDKESADPLEAKAKAQDLNYVKLDGEVGIIGNGAGLVMSTLDVVAYAGENHGNVKPANFLDIGGGASAEVMAAGLDVILGDEQVKSVFVNVFGGITACDAVAKGIVGALAELGHSANKPLVVRLDGNNVEEGRRILEEANHPLVTLAATMDEGADKAAELANAR
- the sucD gene encoding succinate--CoA ligase subunit alpha; translated protein: MSIYLNKDSKVIVQGITGGEGTKHTALMLKAGTNVVGGVNARKAGTTVLHGENEINVFGTVKEAIAETGADVSIVFVPPAFTKNAVVEAIEAGIGLVVVITEGVPVQDSAEFWALAQSKVDADGNQVTRIIGPNCPGIITPGEALVGITPANITGKGPIGLVSKSGTLTYQMMYELRDLGFSTAIGIGGDPVIGTTHIDALAAFEADPETKAIVMIGEIGGDAEERAADFIKANVTKPVVGYVAGFTAPEGKTMGHAGAIVSGSAGTAQAKKEALEAAGVKVGKTPSETAKLLREVFATL